The nucleotide sequence AGGAGTTGACGACTCAGGCCCGGACTGTCAGGGGTATTTTTGGAATTCCAAGTTAGGTGGGACAGGCCTATCTTCTACACTTTTAAAACaataataatattaatatttattatgTATAATTAGTACCATGAGATAAATCGCTGAATATATCTTTATAACAAATTTATTTAGTGATACAAATGTTGTTAATATTTTATATAAGCGTGCATCTCATAatgttgttcttttttttttgatgaaGTGAGTAAGCAAAAGTTAGTCCGCAAAAGTCAGACTAGTTTCGGGTCTAAATTTTAAATCTAGGGACCTACCTAGAGGGCAGGTTCGGGTTTCATGTCTTGGCTCCGGCCTAGGCAAGTTTTTAATATAAAATAGATAAATTTAgggcccgtttggcacggctttgACTTGTGAAAAAacagctctggctctggctcATATGGAAAAGTagctttttttggctctggcttATTTGtacgaaaacgtttggcaaaacagcttctTCTAGTTGTAAAGAAGATGTCAaatgtccaaaatacccttatatttttttctctttttttcttttttctcttcatttttcttttctttttctttctttttttctttttctttccttctccgCGGTTGTCCTTATCCGAACGGCCACACTCCTTATCCTGTCAGGCTGTCACCCActccctccctcctctctctctctctctcggtcgGGCGTAGCAGGAGGCTGGCGGGGGAGCTcgaggccggcggtggggcggagcAGGGAGGGGCCGGCAGTGGGGCGGAGCTGGAGCTTGAGGCCGGCGGGGCGGAGCAGggagccggcggtggggcggagcTCGAGGCCGGCCATGGATGCCGCCTCCGCTCGCGTAGTCAAGCTCCGCAATGGCCGTGGCCTCGGCACGCCACCGAGATCCAACATGGCCGCGGCCTCAGCACACCGCCGTGCTCTGCTTCGACTGCTGAGCTTCGGCCCGGCCGTGGGCTCCGCACGCGCCGCCGGTCGCCATGGCGTCCGCCGGCCAccacccccgccgccgcctcctcgctgCTGCTGAGCTCGCAGGCTTGCCTGATGGTAAATGTTGTACTTTCTGTGAAATAGCAAGGGCACATGCATACTTTGGCTCGTGAGGTGGAGGAATGAGCCGGTATGAGCCACTATTTTTGGCTTCTCATCGGCGGAAGAACCTAGAGAGCGGAAAAGGTGGGGGCTTCTCCTGGCTTTTCCTCGTGAGCCATTTTGAGTTATagcgtttggcagggcttcaccaTGAGCCGCTCAAGAAGCCGCTCGATGAGCCCTGCCAAAGGGGGGCTTAATGTTTTAGATTGGACTCGAAACAAGAAAAAGTTTTATGAGCGGCGAGACCTCTTTTTTGTGAAGGCAAAAGCGGCAAGACCTCTTGCCAGGTCGTATCCATTAAGGGACGAGGCTTGTCAGTTTAGCTCCGGTCTACCTAGAGATGGCAACGGACACAAACTAGCTAGGTTTCGCCAACTCAAACATATACTCATGAACATAAAATGTGCCCGTTAAAGAATTAATGACCTGTCATGAGTTTAATTTTATGCTCGAACCTATGCCCACTCAGGTCATGGGTACCCAACGGGTCGCTCATGCCCGCAACATCAAGCACACTATGTCACTACCAGTAAGCAGATAATAATAGTATAATACATATTAACAATTGTCATTAAGAAGCCAAAAAGATGGCCAGCTCCTCGAACGGAGCCACCGTCCACGTCGCCCGAAATTCCCACCACCGTCCGATCTGTCATCGTATGGCCAAGATTGCTTTTAGCCGCTTCCGTTGGAATCAGCTTCTTATAACTCTTCGTCGTCGCAGTTGCTCTGGCCAGCTTCTGCACCTTCTCGTCAGGACCCCAACCACTAAATATATACCTGGCTCCCGCTTCTCATTCCCTGGCTTCCTCCTCTCTCCCCATCGGTCTCTCTCTGTCCCGACGCACGGAGGGGCGACAACGGCACCGCCGGATGCGACTGCTGTGAGGCGGCGGGCGCCGCCCTccttcgcctcctcctcctcctccgtccaaCCTCGGCTGCCTCTCGCCTCCGTTTtcccctcccctttctctctctcctttccttttGATGGCGTGACAGACCAAACCCTAGCTGCGCCATCGATATCCTCGTATGGAGGTACGACATCCTCTATCTCTCTCTGACCCTTTCACTTTCCATGCTCGTGGAGGTTGGTCGTGATTGCaacgcggcggcggcagcggcagaggGGAGGGACCTGGAGCTGCGCCATGGGGCCTACGGTCGGCGCCGGCGAGGACAAGACCATGTCAGGTGAGTGAGTCGATCGGCTCGCAAGGCTCTAGGAGGGGTCGTGTTGTTTGGTCCGCCCATTGTTCTTGGAGATACGCCGTCTCGTTTAGTTCTTGGGTTTAAAATCATCTTGCGCTGTTCATACTTGACATCTGTGGTGTGGAATTATGGAAATCGTTGTTGCTGCTCGAGCTGCGAATGCGTGTCTTTGAGGTTTTCCTACaaaggtccagtttagtttgcaaaaaattttgcaaaatttttcacatttcccgtcacatcgaatctttggacgcatgcatgaagcattaaatataaataaaaaataaaactaattacacagtttagacgaaatccacgagacgaatcttttaagcctaattagactatgattggacactatttgccaaataacaacgaaaacgctacagtagccattttgcaaaattttttgcatctaaacaaggccaaagTTGGAATATTTCATGTTTTTTCCCTGTTTTTTTTTCCTACAAATTTGGATTGGCGATACGTATAACCCCTTCTATTTTAGGGAAACACagtgattttttttgtttggtttatttattttcttgccCGCCCGTGATTCAGAGCAAAGTAGAACCGTTATTTTGTTCGGTTCTTTCAATCTGTGATTTTGTTTTATTCAAGCATTGGATGCTTTTAGAACACACCTTTTGAAGGTTAAAACTTAAAAACTGAGGTTTTCCACGATTTCAAGTTAGATTTTTACATAGTATTTTGGCGGTTGGCGTCTGATTGAATTATCTTtatttacttgatttttttttcttcggACTTATTTTTACATGATAAAATATTGGCATCTAGGAGTGGTAGTTTTactattttgtttttttctctGCTGTCTTgcccttctggcaggatttcaatgCAAATTTAGTTTTCCAGCTCGAAGACAAATACAAATGCCACCGCCACAAAGCCTCCTTTCTTCGAAAAACTGTGTTATGGAAGGGTAGCTGCCATTTTTTCCCCATGCGTTGCAAAACTTGCGGAATTTCGATTTACTATATGTGAACAAGTTACCTAGAATGTTAGTAATAATTTGGAGTGTGCGTTGGATTCTCCATACGGCACTACAGGATGAGATGAAACCATGATTTTTATTAACACTTCGCTAACTGAACGAATAGTGAGATATACTGCGGTGTAGCCCATGCTCTAACCAGTGCACTTTATATTTCAGAGCTCCGGGAAAAGCATCGTGTGGACCTGGAGAGACTAACAATTACATCAAGACCATTCAAGACATTGGCATTCTTTGTGTTAGCCATTGCTCAGAGTTTGGAAAGAACATGTTCATCTGTTCTGAAAAAAGGTTCTCGGTTAAAAATCGCAATGCTTTTGGTTGCTGCTACTTGGGTTCTGCTCTTGTTCACTGATGGCTTGCATGAAAAGGTACCGTCTTCTTTCAAATTAATTAGAACATCTGTATATCACAGGATATTTGAAGCAAAATATTATTGATGTGACCAATCTATAACAATGTAGATGAAATTCTCTTGAACAATATGGAAGCAAATTTGCTAAATGGCAGATAGTTTTAGGTCTTCCCTAAATATATATAGCAGCTTGGATAAACATGGTATGTTGTCATTGATGCAGCATCTACAGGAGCTACTTTGGTATGTCAGGTTTGGATTGTGGTGGATCATACTAGGGGTCGCTTCATCGATTGGATTACGTAATTACAAATAGTTTCAGATGTGGTGAAATTGTGCATTAGGAGTTTAATTAGTTGATTTAAATATAACAAGAGTTTCTGCTTACACTGTAATTATCTTGCAGGTTCTGGTTTGCACACTTTCATAATGTATTTAGGTCCCCATGTTGCCCTGTTTACTATCAAAGCGGTTCAGTGTGGTAGGGTTGATTTAAAAGGTGCTCCTTATGACACTATTCTCCTTAAAAGGAGCCCATCCTGGTTGGAGAAAGACTGTCTGCAGTTTGAACCCCTAATTTATCATGAAACAATTCCATTCAGCAAAATACTACAAGAAGTTTGTCTCGAAGCTGTTCTTTGGGGCATTGGAACTGCACTTGGAGAGCTTCCTCCATATTTCCTCTCAAGAGCAGGTTTTGTTCATACTGCTCTGCATACTAACTATAGCATAATTTACTTGATTATTACAGCTATTTCCTCTTGCTTGTCCACTTGATCCGTCTCTTCCACTTTGAGTCATTGCCTCATGCCCTCATCAGTTGTCCAAGGGCTGgttaaaaaaatacaattctaccTCCTGCCTATTTTTTGATAATAATACCACCTTTCATTGAAGCATACTTGTGCTCGGATTTCCTGGCCAGAGTAGCAAACTAAAATTGTGTAAtagtcttcttgttcttcttagacAATGGAATAGAAATATCCCAGCCTCCACATTGTGAGATGCTTTAGGCGGGTCCTTATTAGAATAGGTGCAAAAgcagtaaaaggaaaacaaaatgctTAATAACAGCGATCTACAGCCATTATAAACCAAGTCTGCTGGTTCTGTAACTAAAGAAACAAATATAAGATATGTGCAAGAGAATGCAGCATTTTTCATTGAATACTTTTTTTCCTTGTCTCCTTTTAGTTTTGTAGATATAAACAATACtttttttccttctccttttAGTTTTGTAGATATAAACAATGATGTCTTCATATTGTTatacatgaaaatgaaaatggtaACCATCTTATTAGCTTATATCACAGGCTAAGC is from Miscanthus floridulus cultivar M001 chromosome 7, ASM1932011v1, whole genome shotgun sequence and encodes:
- the LOC136463775 gene encoding vacuole membrane protein KMS1-like — protein: MGPTVGAGEDKTMSELREKHRVDLERLTITSRPFKTLAFFVLAIAQSLERTCSSVLKKGSRLKIAMLLVAATWVLLLFTDGLHEKHLQELLWYVRFGLWWIILGVASSIGLRSGLHTFIMYLGPHVALFTIKAVQCGRVDLKGAPYDTILLKRSPSWLEKDCLQFEPLIYHETIPFSKILQEVCLEAVLWGIGTALGELPPYFLSRAASMSGRVIDELEDLDASISEGFLSSTLRQAKRWLMSHSQHLSFTLIFLLASVPNPLFDLAGMLCGQFNIPFWKFFLATLIGKAIVKVCIQTTPKIVGIGIMVVSDDRFVCTFFVFGEEIYSPRHNLLW